AAAAGTAAAGCTTATTGACAAAAACAAAATAAGCATGATATATTGAATGCAATAAAAAACGAAGTGAGGGATCCGTGCGTTGAAAAATTAAGTCAATTTGTTGAAGCTGCATTCAGACTGTAACTTGAGAAATCTCAAGGGAGCAGTGTGCAGATTTTCAGAATTGGCATTAATTTTTCAGCGTATGGGTCTTTTTGTGTACTCGTAAACGCGTTGCCGATTCTGAAAAGAACAGAAGGGAAGAATGATTTCCTTCCGCTTTTCTTAATGAGGTGAGACTATGTCAAAAATTGAACTAAAAAATATAACATTCGGCTATGATACCCAAGGAACATTACTTTTTGATCAAGCAAATTTAAACTTTGATACCCAGTGGAAATTAGGCTTGATAGGAAGAAACGGCCGTGGCAAAACAACATTACTAAAAATTTTACAGAATCAACTGCCGTATAGTGGTCAAATCAATCATCAATTAGATTTTCTGTATTTCCCGCAACCAATTAAAAATAAACAACAATTAACGTATTATGTGCTTCAAGAAATCAGTGATTTTGAACAATGGGAAATTGAGCGTGAGCTAAATCTTCTACAAGTTGATCCAGAAATTTTATGGCGTGATTATGAGACCCTTTCTGGTGGCGAACAAACCAAAGTTTTATTGGCTTTGCTGTTTATTGATGGTCATCATTTTCCCTTGATCGATGAACCAACCAATCATTTGGATATTGTAGGTCGAAAACAAGTTGCCGATTATTTGAAAAAAAAGCGCCAAGGGTTTATCGTCGTTAGCCATGATCGTTCCTTTGTGGATGAGGTTGTCGATCATGTATTATCAATCGAAAAAAGCCAATTAGAGCTCTATCAAGGGAATTTTTCTGTCTATGAAGAGCAAAAGAAAATCAAAGATGAATTTGAATTCGCTCAAAATGAGAAATTAAAAAAAGAAGTTAATCGACTGAGAAAAACAGCTGCTGAAAAAGCTGAATGGTCACGTTCCAAGGAACAAGATAAATATGGCAAAGCTTCTGAAAAAGGGAGCGGGGCAATTTTTGATACTGGTGCTATCGGCGCAAGAGCTGCTCGTACAATGAAACGTTCAAAGACGATTGAACATCGTATGGAAACACAACTATCAGAAAAAGAAAGTCTTTTAAAAGATATTGAGTATATCGATCCTTTGACAATGAACTATCAGCCTGGGCATCACAGACGGTTACTGACGGTTCAAAATTTGGTGTTAGGTTATCAGGAGCAAGACCTGTTTCAAAAAGTGTCTTTTGAATTAAACCAAGGTCAACGTATTGCATTGGCAGGGCAAAATGGTTCTGGAAAATCATCGATTATTCAGTTTTTACTTGATCAATTTGATGGAGAAAGCCAAGGAGACATTCTGCGACCAACTCAAGTAAACATTAGCTACGTTCGTCAAAATTATGAAGATAATCAAGGAACTTTACCAGAATTTGCTGAAGAGCAGGGACTAAACCATCAAGAGTTTCTCAATAATTTGCATAAATTAGGGATGGAAAGAGAAGTTTTTCAAAATCGTATTGAGCACATGAGTATGGGACAGCGCAAAAAAGTTGAGTTAGCAAAATCTTTAGCACAACCAGCGGAACTTTATATTTGGGACGAACCATTGAATTATCTTGATGTTTTTAATCAAGAACAACTAGAAAAATTGATTTTATCTGTCAAACCAACAATGTTGATAGTAGAACATGATCAAGCTTTTTTAGAAAAAATTGCGACTCAAGTAATTACGTTAACTAAAATCAAATAAAGATAAACTGTCAAGCGATACTAAATAATAAAGTCGTTTGACAGTTTTTTAACAGGTTTTTCATTGATAGAATCAATAAAGTAAAGTATGGATTCGTTATGTTTATGAGAGGAGAAGGCTAGAAAGATAGAAGATACCAAGCAGCAGTTCATGATTTTTTTTGCACGTCATCTGTTATGGGAGACTCAAAGAGTTTGGTAGTCAAACTTTTGATTTTATTTAGGAGTGAACTCTGAGATATTGACGTATTGTTATTCCTCTTTATTTTTGCCATAATAAGTAAGAGGAGAATAAATGACTATAGAGAAGTGAGAAAGAGAGTTGGGGTTATGAATTGTTGGGAAATTTTGGAGTTGGAACCAACTTCAGACAAAAAGAAAGTGAAGCAGGCATATGCTGCAAAACTAAAAACAATCAATGTTGATGATGAGCCATTAGCATTTCAAACATTAAAAGAAGCGTTCGATTCGGCAATTTTTTTGTCAGGAACAATTATTGAAAGTAATCGACCGATCAAAGACAGCAACATTTCAGTTGAGAATAGTGATTTTACCACAGAGAAGCAAATGATTGAACTAAAAGAAGATGTCGTGAATCATCCTAGTGATGAAAAACAAGATATCTTTATTGGAAAAGAAGTTGAGCTTATTGATGAAAATTATACAGAAGCATTAGAACCAATAAAAGCGGTCGAACAGTTTAAGCAAGAACTATTAACGATTTATGAAAAAATGGACTTTTTTTCTGATATAGAATCTTGGAGGCCGCTATTTTTAAATGAATTAGAATGGACGATCGATGAACATAGTGAGATTACAGAAGTGATGCAGGAATTTCTATTAGCGAATTATCGTGTACTTTCGAGGAAAGTTATTGATTATTTGGACAGTTTTTTTGATTTTGATTCATTAGCCAACGACTTTAAATCGGGCAATTATTTTTGTTATACATGGACAGAAATCAAACATGTACCACCCTTTACATTTGATATTTATCAAGAAATTCCGAAAGAACAAAGGATCGAGTATTTTACCAATCGTTTTGAGCTGTTTCAATTAGTAAATAGTGGTGTTCCAAATCAAAATTCTTGGTATGAGCGATTAGACCTATGTAGAAGCGTAACGACAAGCGACGTTGAGGTGGTTATTTTAGAGATATCCTATCTTTTACTGAATGATTTTAGAATGGAAAAAGGGCAGACTGTCATCACATTAAAAAAACGACTTAGTGAAGCAAGAGAATTAAAAGAAACGAATGCTAGTGATTTTTTTAGTGCTTATTATGAGTGGGCTACACAAAATGGGGCGGCTAATGATGTATTGATTTTTGATAAAAGTGAACTAAATATACCTCCAACAATCGTTGATTTGTTGATGGGATATGTCTATTTTACTCTACGTCGACACTCACGTGTTAAAGAATGCTGGGATGATCTCAGAAAAAAGAATCATTCATTGTTTAGACCAGAAGAATTAGCTATGCTGCAACTGGTCGAACCAATACGTGTTCCCTCTAAAAAGAAAAAAAGCGGCGGCCAATATGTTTGGATGATTTTTGTATTGATTTTTGCTATTGTTAAAATAGGTGGCGCAATTTCAAAAAATAGTGAGAAAAATTCATATGTCCCTACGATCAATAGACAAAATCTGTTTAGCGGAGAACATGATTCACAAACTTCTAAGCTTGTGAATAAGCTATTAGATTTAAAAGAAAGTGAAAATCTTTATGATCAATTTATCTATTATTTTTATGTTGATCGAGAAGATGATGATCGAGCAAGCTTTATAGAAGCAAACCTAGTTGGTCAAGCAAAAGACATGGCACAACAGTTAACGATTGCTGAGCTGCCAGAAATACAGATCGACAACAGATATGATTTTTACTCTTCACCAGATAATGTTGCGAATTATGGACCTGTAACGGCACTGACTCTTTTAGATGAAGAGGAGCCATTTATTATCCTTCAAGAAGATAAAGAAGAGAATATCGCGAATATTTTTGGCGCTAGTTGGGAAGTACTACCTAAAGATAAATTTGATGCATTATGGGCAGATATTCAAGTTCGCCCGATGATGTCACAAAAGTTTTTTGTTGTTTATTATTTATTGTCAGATGAACGCAATGAGAATCTGAAAGATAATCCAGAGTATGTGACAGATAACGTGAAAAAAATGCTGGATAAAAATAGTTCGATGCCAATAGCAGAAGAATTTGAATCAGGAACATGGCAAATTAGCCAAGATGAAGAAGATAAACTGTACACAATTATCAATGATGAAAAGGATGAACATCGCTTTATTTTGTCATATGATGATTATGGTCGCTTAGAGCATGTGTATGGGGAAAATTGGGAAAAAATAGATGAGGTGAAGAAACAGCAGATCTATGATAATGCTGAAGAAAAAGTTGGTGTTTATTGATCAATAATAAAACAAAGTAGCAGGAATAGTAGGCGTCTCTGGTGCTGTTCATTTTATATATCAAATCTTAAAAAGTTACTTCTGTGATTCATACGCTCACAGAGGTAATTTTTTTATGAGATAGAGGATTATTTTTATGAAAAATGAATAGTATGTTAAAAATTAAAAATAAAACAAATATTGTGTATAATAAAGAAGTCATTGATTTCGAAAATGAGCTACGAAGGATGTCGCAATACGCTCCATTTTCAAAATATGATTTTGCTAAAAAAATAAAGAAAGAAGTGTGAGCAGTGGAAAATATTCTTAGCCTATTAGGCGTACTGATCGTCATTGTCGGTTTTGCAATGAAATTAGACTCGATTTTGATCGTAATGGTTTCCTTAGTTGTAACAGCTTTAGTCGGGGGACTCGGGTTAGAAGGAATGCTGGATATTTTAGGTACAAGTTTCGTAAATAATCGAGGTATGGCTATTTTTATTATTATTATGTTAGCTACAGGAACATTAGAAAGAAATGGTTTAAAAGAATCAGCAGCATCGCTAATTCGCCGTTTTAAAAAAGTTTCAGCTGGTTTGATCATTGATATTTACGGGGTTTTTCGGATGATTTTTGCGGCATTTAACGTTAGCTTTGGGGGTGTCGCTGGTTTTGTTCGTCCCATTATTTTACCAATGTCGATCGGAGCAGTTGAATCTCAAGATTTAAAATTAAACAAAGAATATGAAGAAGAGCTAAAAGGAATGGCTTCGGCTATGGAAAATATTTGCTGGTTTTTTGGGCAAGTGTTGTTTATTGGCGGATCAGGCGGTCTTTTAGTTCAATCAACATTAAAAGAATTAGGTTATGAAGTGACGTTAGTCCAATTGGCTGCTGTTGAAATTCCTGTAGCATTGGTAGCTTTAGTGGTTGCTAGTATTTATTTTTATACGAAAGATCGTCGCTTGATGAAAAAATATTATGGCGATAGTGAGAAGAAGGTGGACCGAGTATGAGTTATTTTATGAATTCTGAAATATTGCTTGGCGAGAAATTATTAGAAGTGTTATATATTTTAATGGGCTTGATTTTGGTTTATACGGGGATTAAGAATTTACTAGATAAAAGTAATCCTCATCGCTATGGTACGGGCTATTTTTGGTGTGCTTTAGGGATTGTAATTGCTGGCGGTCGCTTTATCCCATCAATGATCAGCGGTGTTTTGATTTTTTCAATGACGATCCCAGCAATCTTGAAAAAAGTCAGTAAAGGAAAAAGTAAGTTGCCTTCTAAAGAGTATATGCAACAAATGTCAGATAAATTAGGTATGAAGATTTTTATTCCAGCTTTAAGTATTGGGGTATTTGCTATTATTTTTGCCTTATTTACTAAATTGGGCGCGTTGGTTGGTGTTGGTGCGGGTGTTTTAGTAGCAATTCTGATTTTAATGTTTTATTCTAAAAATAATAAACCAACGACGTTTTTGGATGATGCGGCAGATATGCTTGGAACAGTAGGGCCATTGAGTATGTTGCCTATGCTTTTAGCTTCATTAGGAGCTGTATTCACAAGTGCTGGTGTTGGAACGGTGATTTCTTCTGCAGTCGGAACGATCGTGCCACAAGGGAATGTAGTGGTTGGAATTATTATTTATGCCTTTGGTATGATGCTATTTACCATCATTATGGGAAATGCCTTTGCAGCAATCACTGTGATGACAGTTGGGATCGGAGCGCCATTCGTCTTAGCCTATGGTGCCAATCCAGCTTTGATCGGTATGCTAGCACTGACTTGTGGTTATTGTGGTACGTTACTGACACCGATGGCGGCGAACTTCAACATCGTTCCAGTTGCCATGTTAGAGATGAAAGATAAATATGGTGTGATCAAAAATCAATGGTTTATTGCGATCTTCATGTTTGTTTTTCAAGTTGTGTATATGATTTTGTTTAAATAATAATTCATCAAGCGTTATAGACTCGTCAAGCGGAACTTGATGAGTCACTTATGCTAGTAAATTTAGGAGGAGATATGTAATGAAAGTTCTAATCACAGGTTTTGATCCATTTGGTGGAGATTCGGTGAATCCAGCGTATGAAGCAGTAAAACTGATTCCAGATGAAGTAGCAGGAGCCCAAATCATTAAATTAGAAATACCAACCGTTTTTCAAGAGAGTGCTAAAGTTTTAGAAGCATCGATGAAAGAACATAATCCTGATATCGTTATTTGTGTTGGGCAAGCTGGGGGACGTAGCGCTGTTTCCTTTGAACGAGTAGCGATCAATTTAGCTGAGGCGAGAATTCCAGATAATAAAGGAAATCAGCCAATTGGAACAAAATTGGAAGAAGATGGAGAGACAGCTTATTTTACTTCATTGCCAATTAAAGCGATGATGAAAAACGTTCAAGAACATGGTTTACCCGCTTACATCTCCTATACCGCAGGGACATTTGTCTGTAACGATATCATGTATCGTCTATTGTACATGATTGACAGAACATTTTCAGGTGTTAAGGGTGGATTTATTCATGTGCCATTTGAGCCGACACAAGTAATTGACCGCCCAGTAGGGACACCGTCTATGCCAATTCAATCGATTGCTGATTCATTAACATTTGCAATCGAAGCGGCGGTTACAACAGAGGTAGATATTGAGGAGAATACAGGAACAACACATTAAAATGAAATGAATCAAAAAATAGTTTGGACTAATGACGATTGGTTCAAACTATTTTTTATGAAGACAGTTATTAAATAAAGGGCAATACAAAAAATATTTTTTACTGATAATGATTCTCATTATCATTTTCTTGTGCTATACTAACCCAATAAGGAAAGGAGTGTTTCAATGAATGAGCTTATAGTAGATACATTTTCAATTCACTATACCACTTCGAAAACAGCGGACTGTCAAGTAATGCTGGATGATCATACATACATTGAGAATAAAACATTGCCTCGTTATTTTATCTGTGAGACGAAGTTGACATTCTTCGAATTTTATCAAGCTGATTGCCCTGAGTTACAGGAGACAGACTATCACTTGTCTAAGAAGTTCCAACAAATTGTGGATAGATTTCCTCATACAAATCAGGAAAAAGTTACTTTAAATGATAAAACTAGCTATAATATGAATGGAGTGCCAATTTATATAACTGCCAAAGATTATATTTTAGGAAAGAGTCAACCGAATAAGTATCCAGCGTTTAACAAAAAATTGGAAACTGTTCAATCATTGACGCCTATAACTGAAGAGGAATTATCTTCAGATGTTAGATATAAAAGAAAACGGCTATTTTTAGATGGTACTTATGGAGCTCGAGAATTATTGGAAGCTGCTCAGCAAAAACATGTTAAAACTATTCAAAATAAGTTAGAGTATATAAATGAACTGTATTCTTTTGCCAGTTATCGTTATGCAGCGATGATTCAATTTTTACCAGAATATGGCATAAAAACCTATGATCAGTTTCATGAAGCATACGGTAAATATGTTTACAGTTTTACGATTACTAAGAATGGTAAAACAATACCGCTTTTGTGGCCAGATTATCTCTATCATAAACCTGAGAATCATTTAGAATTTGGTCTGTTATCTAATACAGATCAGTCTAGATATCAACTATTTGACCATTGGGAAACTGGCGAGTCTATAACCATTGAAATTCTGGCGGATGGGTTTGAAGATGTTCGGTTTGACTCTCATTTAAAACAACAAATGGCGTTTTCACCTCAATTATCTAAAGTAGAATATAATCAGGATGAGATGATTTGCCTATCTATTGATCCAGGCGTCATTAAAGAGTTAAGGAAACAAACTGCCTTGTTTGAATTATTTAAAACAAAAAAGACTGCAGAGAACGCTTATTTATTAGAGTACGAGTTGCTAGAAGATCAACTACGATTATCTAGCAAACAGTTTGAAAAACTAGGACGTTATCAATTGAAAATCACTAGTGATAGTTATGGTCAGCTATTATTTTTATTCACAATAAAACAAGAAGGGTCAGTACAAGAATGAAAAAGTTAAAAATTCAAGATTTTATTTCGATAGGAATCTATACAGCTATTTATTTTTTAGTTGTGACGATTGCTATGGTTATTTTACGCTTTACGATTCCAGCCTTTAATTCAGTTTTAATACCAAGTGCTACAGCACTTTTTGCAGGAATTGTCTATTTGTTAGTTATCCATCGGATTCCTCGTTTTGGCGCTATCACGATTATGGGGAGTGTAATGGGCTTGTTTTTCTTAGTCTCAGGACATTTTCCTTTATCCTTTTTACCCAATATTCTGTGTGCAGTAGCAGCTGATTGGATTCAATATCAAACAAAACTATCTGAAAAAGTACGCACAATGGTCAGTTATACTGTATTTAGTTTTGGTTTGATGGGACCAGTATTGCCATTATGGTTTATGAAAAATGCTTATGTTGACTCACTAATTGCTCGTGGGAAGGATGCTGTTTACATCGATAAAGTTTTTGCACCGATCACTACAACAACTTTTTATGTCTGTGTGGCAGCGGTTATTATATGTAGTATTTTAGGTATTCTGATCGGTCAAAAGATTTATGCGAAACATTTTGATAAAGCTAAAGGAAAACAATATGGAAAAAACATACGTAACCTTTGATCCCAGAAGTAAGCTTTGTACGATTTTATTTGCTAGTTTTTTGTTGATGTTCCCTTTGCCATTCAAAGCGGAAATCTTGTTTGTGACACTACTTTACTTACTATTCATCTTAAATGGTAGTTTTAAAAAAGGCACGATTTTTTATGGTATATTTTGGTTGCTAATTTTAGGCGACTATCTATTATTTCCTTATATCGATAACTCTCTTGCTGCTTTTTTTGATTTTTTATTCGTAGGCAATCGACGGATGCTGCCAACGATCATGGCAGCGGCTTTTGCAATGAATCGAACAAAAATAAGTGAGTGGATTGCGGCGTTAAAGAAATGTCATGTACCATTTGGCTTGATCATTCCGTTAACAGTCTTGTTTCGGTTTTTCCCTACATTGTTTCAAGATTTTAGAAGCATCCGTAATGCAATGAAATATCGAGGTATTGCAGTTTCTACCGTTGATTTGTTCTTACATCCTTTTCAGACGATGGAGTATATTATTGTGCCGATTTTAATGTCAGCAGAAAACACATCGTTAGATCTATCGTCAGCAGCATTAGTTCGTGGTCTAGCAAATCCGACATCGCATACAAGTATCTATGAAATACGATTAAAAGTTCAAGATTATTTATTGATTGGGTTATTAGTTCTTTGTGGAATCTTTGGGAGGTTGATTTAATGATTGATTTAAAAGATGTAACTTTTTCTTATGAAGATCAGGAAAAAATCATCCGACAAGTAGATTTAAAAGTCAATGAGGGAGAGTTTATCGTATTATGTGGTAAAAGCGGTTGTGGAAAATCAACATTATTAAGAATTTTGAATGGGTTGATACCAGAATTGTATACGGGTGAATTGGCTGGAACGGGGAGTGTATTGAACCAAGAACTGCTAGAAAAAGATTTTAATGAATATGTTCGTGATATAGGGGTTGTATTTCAAAATCCGAAAACTCAGTTTTTTACGAGTGATGTGTATTCTGAGTTAGCTTTCGCGATGGAAAATTATGGCGTAGCGCAACAAGAGATGATTGATCGAATCAATGAAATAACTAGGTTGTTTTCACTAGAGGAATTTTTAGAACGCAGTATGTTTCATTTATCAGGAGGCCAAAAACAATTGATTGCATTTGCTTCTGCCAGTATGTTGAAACATCGATTATTTTTATTAGATGAACCTTCAAGTAATCTAGATGAAGCGACAATCAACCAGTTGAAAACCT
This sequence is a window from Enterococcus sp. 7F3_DIV0205. Protein-coding genes within it:
- the pcp gene encoding pyroglutamyl-peptidase I, which encodes MKVLITGFDPFGGDSVNPAYEAVKLIPDEVAGAQIIKLEIPTVFQESAKVLEASMKEHNPDIVICVGQAGGRSAVSFERVAINLAEARIPDNKGNQPIGTKLEEDGETAYFTSLPIKAMMKNVQEHGLPAYISYTAGTFVCNDIMYRLLYMIDRTFSGVKGGFIHVPFEPTQVIDRPVGTPSMPIQSIADSLTFAIEAAVTTEVDIEENTGTTH
- a CDS encoding DUF979 domain-containing protein, which encodes MSYFMNSEILLGEKLLEVLYILMGLILVYTGIKNLLDKSNPHRYGTGYFWCALGIVIAGGRFIPSMISGVLIFSMTIPAILKKVSKGKSKLPSKEYMQQMSDKLGMKIFIPALSIGVFAIIFALFTKLGALVGVGAGVLVAILILMFYSKNNKPTTFLDDAADMLGTVGPLSMLPMLLASLGAVFTSAGVGTVISSAVGTIVPQGNVVVGIIIYAFGMMLFTIIMGNAFAAITVMTVGIGAPFVLAYGANPALIGMLALTCGYCGTLLTPMAANFNIVPVAMLEMKDKYGVIKNQWFIAIFMFVFQVVYMILFK
- a CDS encoding MptD family putative ECF transporter S component — protein: MKKLKIQDFISIGIYTAIYFLVVTIAMVILRFTIPAFNSVLIPSATALFAGIVYLLVIHRIPRFGAITIMGSVMGLFFLVSGHFPLSFLPNILCAVAADWIQYQTKLSEKVRTMVSYTVFSFGLMGPVLPLWFMKNAYVDSLIARGKDAVYIDKVFAPITTTTFYVCVAAVIICSILGILIGQKIYAKHFDKAKGKQYGKNIRNL
- a CDS encoding energy-coupling factor transporter transmembrane component T; translated protein: MEKTYVTFDPRSKLCTILFASFLLMFPLPFKAEILFVTLLYLLFILNGSFKKGTIFYGIFWLLILGDYLLFPYIDNSLAAFFDFLFVGNRRMLPTIMAAAFAMNRTKISEWIAALKKCHVPFGLIIPLTVLFRFFPTLFQDFRSIRNAMKYRGIAVSTVDLFLHPFQTMEYIIVPILMSAENTSLDLSSAALVRGLANPTSHTSIYEIRLKVQDYLLIGLLVLCGIFGRLI
- a CDS encoding Lsa family ABC-F type ribosomal protection protein; protein product: MSKIELKNITFGYDTQGTLLFDQANLNFDTQWKLGLIGRNGRGKTTLLKILQNQLPYSGQINHQLDFLYFPQPIKNKQQLTYYVLQEISDFEQWEIERELNLLQVDPEILWRDYETLSGGEQTKVLLALLFIDGHHFPLIDEPTNHLDIVGRKQVADYLKKKRQGFIVVSHDRSFVDEVVDHVLSIEKSQLELYQGNFSVYEEQKKIKDEFEFAQNEKLKKEVNRLRKTAAEKAEWSRSKEQDKYGKASEKGSGAIFDTGAIGARAARTMKRSKTIEHRMETQLSEKESLLKDIEYIDPLTMNYQPGHHRRLLTVQNLVLGYQEQDLFQKVSFELNQGQRIALAGQNGSGKSSIIQFLLDQFDGESQGDILRPTQVNISYVRQNYEDNQGTLPEFAEEQGLNHQEFLNNLHKLGMEREVFQNRIEHMSMGQRKKVELAKSLAQPAELYIWDEPLNYLDVFNQEQLEKLILSVKPTMLIVEHDQAFLEKIATQVITLTKIK
- a CDS encoding DUF969 domain-containing protein → MENILSLLGVLIVIVGFAMKLDSILIVMVSLVVTALVGGLGLEGMLDILGTSFVNNRGMAIFIIIMLATGTLERNGLKESAASLIRRFKKVSAGLIIDIYGVFRMIFAAFNVSFGGVAGFVRPIILPMSIGAVESQDLKLNKEYEEELKGMASAMENICWFFGQVLFIGGSGGLLVQSTLKELGYEVTLVQLAAVEIPVALVALVVASIYFYTKDRRLMKKYYGDSEKKVDRV